The sequence GAATCCATTTAGAATCTTTAATCACAATAGTATCTGGATTTTTATCCACTAAGTTTTCAGTAAAATCGTTTAGCCCTAAATATTTCATTACTCTCAGTGCTCCATCAATACCATATCGAGTAACATTTCGATCTAAACTTAATGACTTTCCTCCTTCAAAAAGAATAACTTTTTTATTCAATTTAGACATAGCATGTCTAAAAGAACTTTCTCTTTGCTTTGCATACATCATAAATTTAGTACCAAACACTTTTGCCAATTCTGTTAACTCATCATCAGAGTTTTGCAAACGTACATGTGCATAATTAAATCTCATATTTCCTCCTGTATGAAAATCCAAACAATAATCAGCATTAAAAGCTACTTGATTCATGAAGTCATTTGCGAACCTACTTGCTAAGGCACCCGTTTTTGAACCTGGAAACATTCTATTTAAATCTCTTCCGTCTGGAAATTCTCTTGTTTTATTAATAAAACCGAAAACATTCAAAACAGGTACACATATAATTGTTCCTTTTTTAGGTATATGATATCCTTTAGAAACAATTTGACGTACAATTTCGACACCATTCACCTCATCACCGTGTATTCCTGCCAACATCAATAAACAAGTACCATCTTCCTTTGCTCTATTTATAATTATTGGCACTTCTAGTTTTGATTGTGTATACAATCGAGCAATATCCATTTTAAGAGTTAAAGAATCACCAGGTAAAATCTCTTTACCTAAAATTTTAATCTCTTTATACATTTCTTGCAATATATTTTATGATGTCTCTTGCAATATCTCTACCCGTTGCTCTTTCAATCCCTTCCAAACCAGGAGAAGAATTCACTTCAAGAATAAGAGGTCCTCTTGCAGACTGAAGCATATCTACACCAGCTACACCAAGCCCCATTGCTTTTGCCGCTTTTAAAGCAGCAATTTCTTCTTCATCTGTTAACTCAATTAGTTCAGCAGTTCCACCTCTATGCAAATTGGAACGAAATTCTCCTTCTTTTGCTTGGCGTTTCATTGCTCCAACAACTTGACCATCTACAATAAATGCTCTAATATCTGCACCTTTTGCTTCCTTAATAAATTCTTGAACAATTACTCTTGCTTGCAAACCATGAAAAGCTTCTAATACAGATTCTGCAGCTTTATCATTTTCTGCTAGAACAACACCCAAACCTTGAGTGCCTTCTAATAATTTAATTATTAATGGAGCACCACCCACTTCACTAATAACAGCTTCAACATTCTTAGTATCGTTTGTAAAAACTGTTTTAGGCAAACCTAAGCCTGCACGAGATAAAATTTGTAAACTTCTTAGTTTATCTCTTGAGCGAACTAAAGCCTGAGATTCTACAGCGGTAAATAATTTCATCATTTCAAACTGACGAACAACAGCCGTTCCATAAAATGTTACTGAAGCACCAATTCGAGGAATAATAGCATCAAAACCTTCTAATCTATTATTTTTATAAACAATTGAAGGTTGTTTTTTCTCAATAACTAAATCACATTTCAAGTGATCAATTACATGCATCTCATGCCCTAATTTTGTTCCTGCTTCTACCAATCTTTTTGTTGAATACAAGTTACCGTTTCTCGATAAAATGGCTATCTTCATACCTAATTTAAATTATTTTATTTCGATGATAAGGTAGTAAAAAAAAGCACGTACACAAATAAAATGATTTTATATATCTATTAAATTGTAAAGAAGAAAGATAACTAGAGTAACTATTTAAAATGAAATTGATAAATTTTCAAAAATGAAAAAAATCCTTGTTATTGCTTCACAAAAAAAGTTATTAATTCTTTATTACTTGATGAGGAATTTTAAAAAAAACAGCACTAAAGAATGCCTTTCATTTATTCACACCACACAAAAAAAGAGAACTTATTGAGTATATTGAAACCGCGAAACAAGAAAAAACAAAACTTTCTCGGTTAGAAAAAATCAAACCCATGATTATGAAAAATATAGGATTAAATGATAAATATAAGTAAACTTTAAAAAATAATTTAATATTAAATCATTAATTTAGCCGCTTACAAAAACATGTGTATGAGGATAGTAACATTATTAATTTTACTTTATTTCAACCTATTAACCTACGCCCAAACAATAACCTTAAATAATAACGAATATTTAAAACTTCAAGATAAAGCTCGCAGCTGCTTATATATTGATATTGACAGTTCATTATATTATGCCAATAAAATAGAAAAATCTTCTAATACTATTCATAAATCTTTTTCAAATGGATTAAAAGCTTATATTTTTCAATTAAAAAACGACTCTTTAAATGCTAGAACGTTTTTAAAAAAAGCTTATTCCTTCCTTGAAAAAACCCCTAATTCAAAAGAAAAAAAATTCTTAAATGCTTATTTACTAAACTATGACGGTTTAATTGAATGGAGAAAACACAATTTAAACCTTGCCTTAAAAAAGTACCAAGAAGGTAAAATGCTGTCTGAAAGTGTTGAAGACATAATTCAGGTAGTGAAATTTAATGCAAATATTGGGTTAATAAATAAAGAGATAAAAAACTATGATGTTGCTATTTCAACTTTTCAAAACAGTTTAGTCCTAATTAACAAAAACTTAAATGTTTGCCCAAAAGAAGAGTTAAACTCAATCATTAGCAACATTCATTTAAGCATAAGTAATTGCTATGAAAATAAATTCCAAGAAAAGACTGATCTAAAAAAAATAGATTCTGCAATTTATCATACTCAAAAAGCACTACATTACTCTAGAGATAACAGTCTTTTAAAACTACGCTCACTAACAAGTCTTGGTAACATCTACTTTATTAAAGACGATTATAAAAATTCCAAAAATGCATATCAAAGTGCATTAACCATTTCTTTGGAGCTAAATATGCTTGCAGATTACAACACT is a genomic window of Flavobacterium jumunjinense containing:
- a CDS encoding succinylglutamate desuccinylase/aspartoacylase family protein gives rise to the protein MYKEIKILGKEILPGDSLTLKMDIARLYTQSKLEVPIIINRAKEDGTCLLMLAGIHGDEVNGVEIVRQIVSKGYHIPKKGTIICVPVLNVFGFINKTREFPDGRDLNRMFPGSKTGALASRFANDFMNQVAFNADYCLDFHTGGNMRFNYAHVRLQNSDDELTELAKVFGTKFMMYAKQRESSFRHAMSKLNKKVILFEGGKSLSLDRNVTRYGIDGALRVMKYLGLNDFTENLVDKNPDTIVIKDSKWIRADQSGMYRSFIKVGERVEIGDVLGSVSDPFGFSEKKIKSKYSGYIINNNHLPMVNQGDALINIGLCK
- a CDS encoding YdeI/OmpD-associated family protein, which codes for MEYIETAKQEKTKLSRLEKIKPMIMKNIGLNDKYK
- the rimK gene encoding 30S ribosomal protein S6--L-glutamate ligase, producing MKIAILSRNGNLYSTKRLVEAGTKLGHEMHVIDHLKCDLVIEKKQPSIVYKNNRLEGFDAIIPRIGASVTFYGTAVVRQFEMMKLFTAVESQALVRSRDKLRSLQILSRAGLGLPKTVFTNDTKNVEAVISEVGGAPLIIKLLEGTQGLGVVLAENDKAAESVLEAFHGLQARVIVQEFIKEAKGADIRAFIVDGQVVGAMKRQAKEGEFRSNLHRGGTAELIELTDEEEIAALKAAKAMGLGVAGVDMLQSARGPLILEVNSSPGLEGIERATGRDIARDIIKYIARNV